In a single window of the Anguilla rostrata isolate EN2019 chromosome 6, ASM1855537v3, whole genome shotgun sequence genome:
- the slc25a36a gene encoding solute carrier family 25 member 36-A, translating to MSQRDTLVHLFAGGCGGTVGAILTCPLEVVKTRLQSSSVTLYISEVQLSTVNGASVARVSPGPLHCLKLILEKEGPRSLFRGLGPNLVGVAPSRAIYFAAYSTAKEKLNSIFEPDSTQVHMVSAGLAGFTAITATNPIWLIKTRLQLDARNRGERRMNAFECIRRVYQSDGLRGFYRGMSASYAGISETVIHFVIYESIKRKLMETKAAANMAAMDEEEESVKDASDFVGLMLAAATSKTCATSIAYPHEVIRTRLREEGTKYRSFFQTLSMVIKEEGYRALYRGLTTHLVRQIPNTAIMMSTYELVVYLLNG from the exons ATGAGTCAAAGAGACACCCTGGTTCATCTGTTTGCTGGAGG aTGTGGGGGCACAGTGGGTGCCATTCTAACCTGCCCGCTGGAGGTGGTGAAGACGAGGCTGCAGTCGTCCTCCGTTACTCTGTACATCTCTGAGGTGCAGCTCAGCACAGTCAATGGAGCCAGCGTTGCTCGAGTGTCCCCCGGCCCCCTGCACTGTCTCAA gtTAATACTGGAAAAAGAAGGCCCTCGTTCTCTGTTCAGAGGGCTGGGCCCTAATCTGGTGGGTGTGGCTCCGTCCAG AGCGATATATTTTGCGGCGTACTCCACTGCTAAAGAAAAGCTGAACAGCATATTCGAACCCGACTCCACGCAGGTGCACATGGTCTCCGCCGGGCTGGCAG GGTTTACTGCTATCACAGCCACGAATCCCATCTGGTTGATAAAGACACGGCTGCAGCTGGATGCCAG gaacCGGGGGGAGAGGCGCATGAATGCGTTCGAGTGCATCCGGCGCGTGTACCAGTCCGACGGGCTCCGGGGGTTCTACAGGGGCATGTCGGCCTCTTATGCCGGCATCTCAGAGACTGTCATTCATTTCGTCATCTACGAAAGCATCAAGCGAAAACTGATGGAGACCAAGGCCGCGGCCAACATGGCCGCCatggacgaggaggaggagtcagTGAAGGACGCTTCGGACTTTGTGGGTCTAATGCTGGCCGCGGCCACGTCCAAGACGTGCGCCACCTCCATCGCCTACCCGCACG AAGTCATACGCACAAGGCTaagagaggaggggaccaagtaCCGGTCTTTCTTCCAGACACTATCTATGGTTATCAAGGAGGAGGGCTACCGTGCCCTGTACCGCGGTCTGACCACTCACCTGGTGCGGCAGATCCCCAACACGGCAATCATGATGTCCACCTACGAGCTGGTCGTCTACCTGCTGAATGGCTAG